The following coding sequences lie in one Timaviella obliquedivisa GSE-PSE-MK23-08B genomic window:
- a CDS encoding response regulator, translating into MVTKRILIVDDEETIQTVVQFGIRMRAGWQVLTASSGLQGIQIAQAEQPDVILLDVMMPEMDGIDTFKSLQSHPKTERIPVIFLTAKAQTAEKRQFNELGVNGVITKPFNSLDLPEQIAKILRWSLPL; encoded by the coding sequence ATGGTAACCAAACGAATTTTAATTGTTGATGACGAAGAAACTATTCAAACCGTTGTGCAATTCGGTATTCGGATGCGGGCAGGTTGGCAGGTTCTCACAGCCAGTTCGGGGCTGCAAGGCATTCAAATCGCCCAAGCTGAACAACCTGATGTGATTTTGTTAGATGTAATGATGCCCGAAATGGACGGCATTGACACCTTTAAAAGCCTCCAGTCCCATCCTAAAACCGAACGGATTCCGGTGATTTTTCTGACTGCTAAAGCTCAAACTGCAGAGAAACGACAGTTTAATGAGTTAGGAGTCAACGGAGTGATTACCAAACCCTTTAACTCTCTAGATTTACCGGAGCAAATTGCAAAAATCTTGCGCTGGTCATTGCCGTTATGA
- a CDS encoding response regulator — MKILLVDDDDFLGDLLTRSLAAYHYVVDTVKDGEMGWTYGSTFDYDLIVLDIMLPKLDGISLCQRFRAEGYTTPILLLTAQDTSIAKVNGLDAGADDYVVKPFDGAELSARIRALLRRSSVNPFPLLIWGDLLLNPSSCEVTYNAQPLTLTTKEYELLELFMRESQHVFSTDEILGRLWSSEEFPSEATVRSHIRRLRHKLVAAGAPPDFIATVHGRGYFLKAGGEMQYGTQSITPDPFEILGRSRSELSVGDRHTVAQAQYLAFLDETWLAQKAKILNQLTIFEQAIATLPQRTIPPSLQEKAYAAAHKLAGTLGTFGLSQAMAFARQLEQSFAPASPQPSIIDLVTLLNALQQEIQNWQTLDNLPAGSSRYPQGVASKDSQGRVAPLSLEQDIFEQNAFEQNAKVMIVDDDQHWLKTLPNLLKPWGFKITTLAEPQQFWTVLRSVTPDLLVLDVNMPDVNGLELCQALRHDPRWQRLPIVVLSGLTDQTTQNQAFTLGADDYLCKPVVGVDLANRILNRLRRIRAWAT; from the coding sequence ATGAAAATTTTACTGGTTGATGATGATGACTTTTTAGGCGATCTCCTGACCCGAAGTCTTGCCGCCTACCATTATGTGGTGGATACGGTCAAAGATGGAGAAATGGGTTGGACTTACGGTTCTACCTTTGACTATGACCTGATTGTGCTAGATATCATGTTGCCAAAGCTGGATGGCATTAGTCTCTGTCAGCGGTTTCGCGCAGAGGGATATACGACTCCTATTCTGTTGCTGACGGCACAAGATACCAGCATAGCAAAGGTGAATGGATTGGATGCCGGAGCCGATGATTATGTTGTTAAACCCTTTGATGGGGCGGAGTTAAGTGCGCGGATTCGAGCCTTGCTTCGACGCAGCAGTGTTAATCCTTTTCCGTTACTAATTTGGGGTGACTTGCTGCTTAATCCTAGCTCATGTGAGGTCACCTATAATGCTCAACCGCTTACCCTGACCACTAAAGAATATGAACTATTAGAGCTTTTTATGCGTGAAAGTCAGCACGTTTTTAGTACTGATGAAATTTTGGGGCGGCTCTGGTCTTCAGAAGAATTTCCATCGGAGGCAACGGTTCGATCGCACATTCGTCGGCTGCGTCATAAGCTAGTTGCAGCGGGTGCTCCTCCAGATTTTATTGCCACAGTTCATGGTCGCGGTTATTTCCTCAAGGCAGGCGGCGAGATGCAGTACGGGACACAGAGCATAACCCCCGATCCTTTCGAGATACTCGGAAGAAGTCGTTCTGAGCTATCTGTAGGCGATCGTCACACCGTTGCCCAAGCCCAGTACTTAGCATTTCTCGACGAAACCTGGCTCGCCCAAAAAGCCAAAATTCTCAACCAACTAACCATTTTCGAGCAAGCGATCGCCACTCTTCCTCAGCGTACAATTCCCCCCTCTTTACAAGAAAAAGCCTACGCCGCTGCCCATAAACTTGCAGGCACTTTAGGCACCTTTGGGTTGTCTCAAGCCATGGCTTTCGCGCGTCAACTAGAGCAAAGCTTCGCTCCTGCTAGTCCCCAGCCCAGCATTATCGATCTGGTGACTTTGCTCAACGCCCTTCAACAAGAAATTCAAAATTGGCAAACGCTCGACAACCTCCCGGCGGGCTCTTCGAGATACCCGCAAGGGGTCGCTTCAAAAGACTCGCAGGGACGCGTTGCACCCTTATCTTTAGAACAAGATATTTTTGAACAAAACGCTTTTGAACAAAACGCTAAAGTCATGATTGTCGATGATGATCAGCATTGGTTAAAAACTCTACCCAATTTGCTCAAACCGTGGGGCTTCAAAATCACCACCTTGGCAGAACCCCAGCAATTCTGGACGGTACTACGATCGGTTACCCCAGACCTTTTAGTATTAGATGTCAATATGCCCGACGTGAATGGTTTAGAACTCTGTCAGGCATTGCGACACGACCCCCGCTGGCAACGGCTGCCTATTGTGGTTTTAAGTGGGCTAACTGATCAAACGACCCAGAATCAAGCTTTTACCCTGGGTGCCGATGACTATTTGTGTAAGCCTGTTGTGGGCGTTGATTTAGCAAACCGAATTCTTAATCGTCTCCGTAGAATTAGAGCCTGGGCAACCTAA
- a CDS encoding nucleotidyltransferase domain-containing protein: MTITITAINLPMEKIAEFCDRWQVIEFALFGSVLRNDFRPESDIDVMVQFHPEAHPTFKSLDQMEAELRSIFHRDIDLITRQGIETSRNYLRRQEILSSAQVIYATG; the protein is encoded by the coding sequence ATGACTATTACCATTACCGCAATCAATCTGCCGATGGAAAAAATTGCTGAGTTTTGCGATCGCTGGCAAGTCATTGAGTTTGCCCTGTTTGGCTCTGTCCTACGCAATGACTTTCGCCCTGAAAGCGACATTGACGTGATGGTGCAATTTCACCCAGAAGCCCATCCTACTTTCAAAAGCCTAGATCAGATGGAAGCAGAGTTAAGAAGCATTTTTCATAGAGACATTGACCTAATCACCCGACAAGGTATTGAAACCAGTCGTAACTACTTACGTCGCCAAGAAATTCTTTCCTCCGCCCAAGTGATTTATGCAACGGGATAA
- a CDS encoding KAP family NTPase, with protein MTQGNQINHHIEEYLDYYCGLSHAPGFAVLLKGQWGSGKTWFTNRYCERFQESEQEENEQRYFYISLYGVTTLSEIEDKFFQLLHPIRSSKGMAITGIILKGLLKGALKIDLTGDGRDDGTWNIQIPEINLPKHLENVNQSILIFDDLERCKIDLGSLLGYINYFVEHQELKVILIANEDELFKNINYQVIKEKLIGRTFGVSLDFEGALENFITRTNDSGVKTFLSDNTKLIKDLYDKAEYGNLRTLRQIILEFERIFKTLPDRAKRKIELLQDLLKLLIVFSIEIKQGTVYPKDISNLDKKYQSSEVSDRSSSLTMKGNAEDQTSLQRMLSDKYTMLDLYEPFPSKVWWQIFFDEGSINTKELEQSVLTSKYFQDENTPHWVRLWHFRNLADEEFGCVLKEVESEYSDRKFLDPQVIQHVTGIFLTLSDIGLYFKDKRDILYDSKLYINQMKENDQLEPLPQYVPLSEAIGYMSGSYRGLGFYGKELQEFKEFSSYLDTTRESVRIERMPSAGQDLLAIMQNDVWKFHSIICLSGSENQDATQKYYETPIFKYIEPTDFMEKILLAKHEAQRLIFWSLAERYKYDSTNEKLIEELEWLKSIRSLLYKEVSLKGNRVSGYNLKSLIGEYLDKIIEKLQVKRV; from the coding sequence ATGACTCAAGGCAATCAAATCAATCATCATATAGAAGAATATCTAGACTATTACTGTGGATTATCTCATGCACCTGGTTTTGCCGTTCTACTGAAGGGACAATGGGGATCTGGTAAAACATGGTTTACCAACAGATATTGTGAAAGATTTCAAGAGAGTGAGCAGGAAGAGAATGAACAGCGATATTTTTATATAAGTCTTTATGGTGTTACTACTCTTTCTGAAATAGAAGATAAATTCTTTCAGTTACTGCACCCTATACGGTCATCAAAGGGAATGGCAATAACAGGAATAATTCTTAAAGGACTGCTAAAAGGTGCATTAAAAATCGACTTAACTGGCGACGGCAGAGATGATGGAACATGGAATATTCAAATTCCAGAAATTAATCTTCCGAAGCATTTAGAGAATGTCAATCAGAGTATTTTAATTTTTGACGATTTAGAGCGTTGCAAAATAGACCTTGGCAGCCTATTAGGGTATATCAACTATTTTGTCGAGCATCAGGAATTAAAGGTAATTCTTATTGCTAACGAAGATGAATTATTCAAAAACATCAACTATCAAGTTATCAAAGAGAAGCTAATAGGTAGAACTTTCGGTGTGTCGCTTGACTTTGAAGGAGCATTGGAGAACTTCATTACTAGAACAAACGATTCAGGTGTCAAAACTTTTTTATCTGACAACACTAAGTTAATAAAAGATTTATATGACAAAGCTGAATATGGGAACCTAAGAACTCTGAGACAAATTATTTTAGAATTTGAGAGGATTTTTAAGACACTTCCAGATAGGGCAAAACGAAAAATAGAGCTTCTGCAAGACTTGCTAAAATTACTAATAGTTTTTTCTATTGAGATTAAACAAGGAACAGTATATCCAAAAGACATTAGTAACTTGGACAAAAAATATCAGTCGAGTGAAGTATCTGACAGATCATCTAGTCTAACGATGAAAGGCAATGCCGAAGATCAAACTTCTCTACAGAGAATGTTGAGCGATAAATACACCATGCTCGACCTGTATGAGCCATTCCCAAGTAAAGTTTGGTGGCAAATATTTTTTGATGAAGGCAGCATCAATACAAAGGAATTAGAGCAATCAGTACTAACCAGTAAATACTTTCAGGATGAAAATACACCTCATTGGGTTAGGTTATGGCATTTCCGAAATCTTGCAGACGAGGAATTTGGTTGTGTACTAAAAGAGGTTGAATCGGAATATTCTGATAGAAAGTTTCTTGATCCTCAAGTGATCCAGCATGTTACTGGAATTTTTCTGACTCTGTCTGATATCGGGCTATATTTTAAAGATAAAAGAGACATATTGTATGATTCAAAGCTTTATATTAACCAGATGAAAGAAAATGATCAGCTAGAGCCTCTACCTCAATATGTTCCTTTATCTGAAGCAATTGGATATATGTCTGGGAGCTATCGTGGACTTGGATTTTATGGTAAGGAGCTTCAAGAGTTCAAAGAATTTAGCTCTTACCTTGATACAACTCGTGAGTCGGTGAGAATTGAGAGAATGCCAAGTGCTGGTCAAGATCTACTTGCCATCATGCAGAATGATGTCTGGAAGTTTCACAGCATAATTTGTCTCAGTGGCTCTGAAAATCAAGATGCAACACAGAAATATTATGAAACGCCTATATTCAAATATATAGAACCAACTGATTTTATGGAAAAAATTTTACTTGCTAAGCATGAAGCCCAACGGCTTATTTTTTGGTCACTTGCCGAGCGGTACAAATATGATAGTACTAATGAAAAGTTAATTGAAGAATTGGAGTGGCTTAAATCTATTCGGAGCCTTTTGTATAAAGAAGTGAGTCTAAAAGGAAATAGAGTCAGCGGATATAATCTAAAGTCACTAATCGGAGAGTACTTGGATAAGATAATTGAGAAGCTTCAGGTAAAAAGAGTATAA
- the purT gene encoding formate-dependent phosphoribosylglycinamide formyltransferase, which produces MNLSLLQTLSPWGTPLQEEAQRLMLLGSGELGREVAIEAMRLGIEVIAVDSYANAPAMQVAHRSCVVDMLDGTKLRALIEQERPSLIVPEIEAIATPTLMELEQEGWRVVPTAKATFLTMNREGIRRLAAEELGLRTSPYQFAKTEAEYREAIAALGLPCVVKPVMSSSGKGQSTVRTEAEIQAAWDYSQSGGRTKNAKVIVEGFVDFDTEITLLTVRAIDGTHFCPPIGHVQISGDYRESWQPCPLATDVLQQCQDVSGKITEALGGWGLFGVELFIQGETVYFSEVSPRPHDTGMVTMVSQYMSEFELHVRAIAGLPIGAIALVSPGASAVILATKESDRPQFTGIDKALQVPTSKLRLFGKPTSHKNRRMGVALALGSTIEEARARAKATADEVKMISAKP; this is translated from the coding sequence ATGAATCTTTCCTTGTTGCAAACCTTATCCCCTTGGGGCACACCTTTACAAGAAGAAGCTCAACGCTTAATGCTGCTCGGTTCAGGAGAACTGGGGCGAGAAGTGGCGATCGAGGCGATGCGATTGGGCATAGAAGTCATTGCGGTGGATTCCTACGCAAATGCCCCCGCGATGCAGGTAGCGCATCGATCGTGCGTTGTCGATATGCTGGATGGAACCAAGCTGAGAGCGCTGATCGAACAGGAGCGTCCTAGCCTAATCGTGCCAGAAATAGAAGCGATCGCTACTCCGACTCTAATGGAACTAGAGCAAGAAGGCTGGCGAGTAGTGCCTACGGCTAAAGCGACGTTTCTCACCATGAACCGGGAGGGCATTCGGCGGTTGGCGGCTGAGGAGTTGGGATTGAGGACTTCGCCCTATCAATTTGCCAAGACAGAGGCAGAATATCGAGAGGCGATCGCAGCATTAGGTTTACCCTGCGTGGTCAAGCCTGTAATGAGTTCTTCGGGTAAAGGGCAGAGCACCGTGCGCACTGAGGCAGAGATTCAGGCGGCTTGGGACTATTCTCAGTCGGGTGGGCGGACGAAGAATGCCAAGGTCATTGTGGAAGGGTTCGTTGATTTCGATACTGAGATTACGCTGCTAACGGTGAGGGCGATCGATGGCACTCATTTTTGCCCGCCGATTGGTCATGTCCAAATCAGCGGGGATTATCGGGAGTCTTGGCAGCCTTGCCCACTAGCAACCGACGTATTGCAGCAGTGTCAGGACGTGAGCGGCAAAATTACTGAGGCGTTAGGCGGTTGGGGTTTGTTCGGCGTAGAGCTATTTATTCAGGGTGAAACAGTTTACTTTAGCGAGGTTAGCCCTCGCCCGCACGATACTGGCATGGTGACAATGGTGAGCCAATATATGTCGGAGTTTGAACTGCATGTGAGGGCGATCGCAGGTCTGCCGATCGGCGCGATCGCTCTCGTTAGCCCTGGAGCATCGGCGGTAATTTTGGCAACCAAAGAGAGCGATCGCCCTCAATTTACAGGAATTGACAAAGCGCTACAGGTTCCGACTAGCAAGCTCAGACTATTTGGCAAACCCACTAGCCACAAAAATCGTCGCATGGGTGTGGCGTTGGCGTTGGGTTCGACGATCGAGGAAGCTAGAGCCCGAGCAAAAGCTACTGCTGATGAAGTAAAGATGATCAGCGCTAAACCCTAA
- a CDS encoding type II toxin-antitoxin system VapC family toxin gives MSETVYIETSMVGYLTARPSNNLILMANLEVTQEWWDNRRDQFTLYISQVVLDEVARGNAEIANRRLEILRDFPLLKVNESVQGLATQFLAKSNLPAKAFDDALHIAVATFYGLDYLLTWNCKHIANAQIQKKLAQISTEAGYELPTICTPYELMGE, from the coding sequence ATGAGTGAAACCGTCTACATAGAAACCAGTATGGTTGGTTACTTGACAGCCAGACCCAGCAATAACTTGATTCTCATGGCAAACTTGGAGGTTACGCAAGAATGGTGGGATAATCGCCGAGATCAATTTACTCTATATATCTCCCAAGTTGTTTTGGACGAGGTGGCGCGAGGCAATGCAGAAATAGCAAATAGGCGGCTTGAGATCCTGCGTGATTTTCCATTGCTCAAAGTCAACGAAAGCGTTCAAGGTTTAGCAACCCAGTTCCTCGCAAAAAGTAATCTTCCTGCTAAAGCTTTTGATGATGCGCTTCATATCGCTGTAGCTACGTTTTATGGACTGGACTATCTTTTAACTTGGAACTGTAAACATATTGCCAACGCTCAAATTCAAAAGAAACTCGCACAAATCAGTACTGAAGCAGGATACGAGTTGCCGACGATTTGTACACCCTACGAACTAATGGGAGAGTAA
- a CDS encoding ferredoxin:protochlorophyllide reductase (ATP-dependent) subunit B, with product MKLAYWMYAGPAHIGTLRIATSFKNVHAIMHAPLGDDYFNVMRSMLERERDFTPVTTSVVDRNVLARGSQEKVVDNITRKDAEEHPDLIVLTPTCTSSILQEDLQNFVNRAQVESKGDVILADVNHYRYNELQAADRTLQQVVHYYTEKARKRGELPEGKTEKPSVNIIGISTLAFHNHHDCTELKRLMAALGIEVNAVIPEGASVYDIKNMSRAWFNLLPYRELGLTTAQYLQEQFNTPYVDITPMGVVETARCIRKIQQVLNEQGAAVDYEEYINDQTLYVSQAAWFSRSIDCQNLTGKKAVVFGDNTHAAAMTKILAREMGIKVVLAGTYCKYDSDWFREQVSGYCDDVLISEDNGEIGDAIARLEPSAIFGTQMERHVGKRLDIPCGVIAAPIHIQNFPIGYKPFMGYEGTNQIADLVYNSFTLGMEDHLLEIFGGHDTKEGITKGISADSDLGWSKDGLAELNKIPGFVRGKVKRNTEKFARERGVEKITAEVLYAAKEAVGA from the coding sequence ATGAAATTGGCTTACTGGATGTATGCTGGCCCTGCCCACATTGGCACCCTTCGCATTGCCACCTCCTTTAAGAACGTCCACGCCATCATGCACGCGCCCTTAGGTGACGACTACTTCAACGTCATGCGCTCCATGCTAGAACGCGAGCGGGACTTCACCCCTGTTACCACTAGCGTGGTCGATCGCAACGTTCTGGCGCGCGGTTCCCAAGAAAAAGTGGTGGACAACATCACCCGCAAAGATGCCGAAGAACACCCTGATTTAATTGTGCTTACCCCGACCTGCACCTCCAGCATTTTGCAAGAAGATTTGCAGAACTTCGTCAATCGTGCCCAGGTTGAATCCAAAGGCGACGTGATATTGGCAGATGTTAACCACTACCGCTACAACGAGTTGCAAGCTGCCGATCGTACTCTGCAACAAGTCGTTCATTACTACACCGAGAAAGCCCGCAAGCGCGGCGAACTCCCTGAAGGCAAAACCGAAAAGCCCTCGGTTAATATCATCGGCATTTCCACCCTGGCATTCCACAATCATCATGACTGCACCGAACTGAAGCGGTTAATGGCAGCTTTGGGCATTGAGGTGAATGCGGTCATTCCCGAAGGGGCTTCGGTTTACGACATTAAAAATATGTCTCGCGCCTGGTTCAACCTGCTCCCTTACCGCGAACTCGGTTTGACGACTGCCCAATACTTGCAAGAGCAGTTCAATACGCCCTACGTCGATATCACCCCGATGGGCGTGGTCGAGACTGCTCGCTGCATTCGCAAGATTCAGCAGGTTTTGAACGAGCAAGGCGCAGCAGTAGATTACGAAGAATACATTAACGACCAGACTTTATATGTCTCACAAGCTGCTTGGTTTTCTCGCTCCATTGACTGCCAAAACCTGACAGGCAAAAAAGCCGTTGTGTTTGGCGATAATACTCATGCGGCGGCAATGACCAAGATTTTGGCGCGGGAAATGGGGATTAAGGTGGTGCTGGCTGGAACCTACTGCAAGTATGATTCTGACTGGTTTAGAGAGCAGGTGAGCGGCTATTGTGATGATGTATTGATTAGCGAAGATAACGGGGAAATTGGAGATGCGATCGCCCGTTTAGAACCCTCGGCTATCTTTGGCACCCAAATGGAACGCCACGTCGGTAAGCGTCTCGACATTCCTTGCGGCGTAATTGCTGCCCCTATTCACATCCAGAACTTTCCCATTGGCTACAAGCCATTCATGGGTTACGAGGGCACTAACCAAATTGCTGATTTAGTCTACAACTCCTTTACTCTCGGCATGGAAGATCATCTGCTAGAAATCTTTGGTGGACACGATACAAAAGAGGGCATTACTAAAGGCATCTCGGCTGACTCTGACTTAGGTTGGAGCAAAGATGGTTTGGCTGAACTGAACAAAATTCCGGGTTTTGTCCGGGGTAAGGTAAAGCGCAACACTGAAAAGTTTGCGCGTGAGCGAGGCGTTGAGAAAATCACCGCTGAGGTTTTGTATGCAGCTAAGGAAGCTGTAGGAGCTTAA
- a CDS encoding PAS domain-containing protein — MPKRSSHKSSSRRNSKPSHSRQIKDERWQQQQWIELFSEVTFKIRQSLQLKEILRATVTEVQRILQADRVLIYQVFADGTGKAISEAVLPEYTAILDLQFPEEVFPREYQKLYSEGRVRAIANVHSPAEGLTDCLIEFIDQFEIKAKLIVPILQTPHTPSEVHHPKLWGLLIAHYCDRPRRWGEFELQLMQQLANQISIALAQAQLLEHLEEMVEVRTTELKDVNHNLQQEINDRMQAEEALRRSEEQLRLVTNALPVLIAYVDDHQHYQFNNQAYEDWLGQSPTDIYGSHLQEVWGAECYQRMQVHVEEALAGRGVTYENEIVLKDDRPCSISMTYIPHVNEQNTVQGFFALASDISDRKAIERMKDEFISVVSHELRTPLTSLHSALKILTTGRLGTLSTAGQQMLEIADDNTERLVRLVNNVLDLQRIEAGEVTMEKHGCNATELMVKATEAMQPMAQQHEVKFSTQLANIQLWVDSDYIVQALTNLLSNAIKFSPEGGTVWLTVERHKAEALFQVRDQGQGIPTNKLESIFERFHQVDSSDSRKKGGTGLGLTICRKIIEQHDGKIWAESALGQGSVFSFTLPVQG; from the coding sequence ATGCCTAAGCGTTCCTCCCACAAATCTTCATCGCGCCGCAACTCGAAGCCTAGCCATTCACGGCAAATCAAAGACGAGCGATGGCAACAGCAACAATGGATTGAATTGTTTTCAGAAGTCACATTTAAAATTCGGCAATCGCTACAGCTAAAAGAGATTTTGCGGGCAACTGTCACCGAAGTGCAACGGATTTTGCAAGCCGATCGCGTGCTGATTTACCAGGTTTTTGCTGATGGGACGGGCAAGGCAATTAGTGAAGCAGTTCTGCCAGAATATACTGCAATTCTGGACTTGCAGTTTCCTGAAGAAGTCTTTCCCCGAGAATATCAAAAGCTATACTCAGAAGGGCGAGTACGGGCGATCGCCAACGTCCATAGTCCGGCTGAGGGGTTAACCGATTGTTTGATCGAGTTTATCGACCAGTTTGAGATTAAAGCAAAGCTAATTGTTCCAATTCTACAAACCCCCCATACTCCGAGTGAAGTCCATCACCCAAAGCTGTGGGGCTTATTGATTGCCCACTATTGCGATCGCCCTCGGCGATGGGGCGAATTTGAGTTGCAGCTAATGCAACAACTGGCAAATCAAATTAGTATCGCTCTGGCTCAGGCACAACTGCTTGAACATTTGGAAGAAATGGTTGAAGTTCGTACCACTGAACTCAAAGACGTTAACCACAACTTGCAACAAGAAATTAATGATCGGATGCAAGCAGAAGAAGCTTTGCGCCGTAGCGAGGAGCAGCTACGCCTAGTGACTAATGCCCTGCCCGTGCTGATTGCTTATGTCGATGATCATCAACATTATCAGTTCAATAACCAAGCCTACGAAGATTGGCTCGGACAGTCGCCCACAGATATCTATGGCAGTCATCTTCAGGAGGTATGGGGCGCGGAATGCTACCAGCGAATGCAAGTCCATGTGGAAGAGGCATTGGCTGGACGAGGGGTAACTTACGAAAATGAAATAGTCCTTAAAGACGATCGCCCTTGCTCAATCAGCATGACCTATATTCCCCACGTGAACGAGCAGAATACAGTCCAGGGATTTTTTGCGTTAGCAAGTGATATCAGCGATCGCAAAGCTATTGAACGAATGAAGGATGAATTTATCTCAGTCGTTAGCCACGAACTGCGCACGCCTCTGACCTCTCTTCACAGCGCTCTCAAAATTTTGACTACTGGGCGGCTGGGAACTCTTTCAACCGCTGGTCAGCAAATGCTAGAGATTGCTGATGATAACACTGAAAGATTAGTTCGTCTTGTTAACAATGTTCTGGACTTGCAGCGAATTGAAGCAGGCGAAGTTACTATGGAAAAACATGGCTGTAACGCCACCGAATTAATGGTGAAAGCAACTGAAGCAATGCAGCCAATGGCACAACAGCATGAAGTCAAATTTTCAACGCAACTCGCTAATATTCAACTCTGGGTAGACTCTGATTATATTGTCCAAGCGCTCACTAATTTACTCAGCAATGCCATTAAATTTTCACCTGAAGGTGGAACAGTTTGGTTAACAGTTGAGAGACACAAGGCTGAAGCACTGTTTCAGGTACGGGATCAAGGACAAGGAATTCCAACAAATAAGCTAGAAAGCATCTTTGAGAGATTCCATCAGGTAGATTCTTCCGATTCGCGCAAAAAAGGGGGCACCGGATTAGGGTTGACAATCTGTCGTAAGATTATTGAACAGCATGATGGCAAAATTTGGGCAGAAAGTGCGCTGGGACAGGGGAGCGTTTTTTCTTTCACTTTGCCAGTTCAAGGCTGA
- the clpP gene encoding ATP-dependent Clp endopeptidase proteolytic subunit ClpP yields MIPTVIEQSGRGERAFDIYSRLLRERIIFLGQAIDADLANLVVAQMLFLDAEDPEKDIYIYINSPGGSVSAGLGIFDTMNQIRPDVCTICVGLAASMGSFLLSAGTKGKRMSLPHSRIMIHQPSGGAQGQATDIEIQAREILYLKKQLNDTLARTTGQPIEKIEQDTERDFFMSAHEAMEYGLVDQVIDRRAVGSRPAAIAV; encoded by the coding sequence ATGATTCCTACCGTTATTGAACAATCTGGTCGCGGCGAAAGAGCCTTCGACATTTATTCTCGGCTGCTACGAGAACGGATTATTTTCTTAGGGCAAGCCATTGATGCAGATTTGGCAAACTTGGTCGTAGCGCAAATGCTGTTCTTGGATGCAGAAGATCCTGAGAAGGACATTTATATTTACATCAATTCTCCGGGTGGGTCAGTGTCAGCAGGCTTGGGCATTTTTGACACCATGAACCAAATTCGTCCTGATGTTTGCACAATCTGTGTGGGCTTGGCTGCCAGCATGGGTTCTTTCTTGTTGAGTGCAGGCACCAAGGGCAAGCGCATGAGCTTACCTCATTCGCGCATTATGATTCACCAGCCTTCGGGTGGGGCGCAGGGGCAAGCGACGGATATTGAAATTCAGGCGCGAGAAATTTTGTACCTGAAGAAGCAGTTGAACGATACCCTGGCTCGTACCACAGGGCAGCCCATTGAGAAGATTGAACAAGATACGGAGCGGGACTTCTTTATGTCGGCTCATGAGGCAATGGAATATGGCTTGGTTGATCAAGTAATTGATCGGCGGGCTGTTGGCAGCCGTCCAGCGGCGATCGCAGTCTAG
- a CDS encoding DUF4359 domain-containing protein, with translation MKTALYLVGMALVGLGIAMAVTNPSQDSYEEYATQQLAAYLRDNTCADAGELLRDGCNQLLNENQSEIKELISANTQRQNFGVVSLYKTDLSVGKLLPSFLDNLVPSYHFETVGVFSSFHIVEAKKQ, from the coding sequence ATGAAAACGGCTCTCTATTTAGTGGGTATGGCACTGGTAGGATTGGGTATAGCGATGGCTGTCACCAATCCTAGTCAAGACAGTTATGAAGAATATGCTACTCAGCAACTAGCCGCCTACCTGCGCGACAATACTTGTGCTGATGCCGGGGAACTGCTGAGAGATGGGTGCAACCAGTTATTAAACGAGAATCAATCTGAAATTAAAGAACTGATTTCTGCCAATACTCAACGCCAAAATTTTGGAGTTGTCAGCCTTTACAAAACAGATCTGTCAGTAGGAAAGTTACTGCCCTCGTTCTTGGATAACTTAGTCCCGTCCTATCACTTTGAGACAGTGGGTGTCTTTAGCAGTTTCCACATCGTCGAAGCCAAGAAACAGTAG